The Rhodothermus marinus DSM 4252 DNA segment GTTCCTGGCAGATGGCCTTGAATTCCGCCGCATTGCGAAAATCCAGCGCCTTGCCGACGCGAATGACGACGGTTTCCGCATTCAGGGGTTCGACCGAGAAACTCATGACCGACGGGTTGTGCATCACACGTTTGGGGGCTGGTTCCGGGTGGTTGAAAGTATCGTCCGGACCGGGCGTGGCTAAAGCACACGTTTCCGGACTGGAGGTTGCGGCTTCAAACACCATACCACCCGGGGCCCTATATAGTACAACCTTTTCACGCAAAAGGAAAGTCCAGCGCTCATGCAGGTTCACGTTGAAAATCAGATTCCACGGAGCGATGCGCTGCTCGGCCTGATCCGTGCGGAAGGCGTGCATGCCACGACCGAGCCGGAAGGGTTGGCCGAAGCGCTGCAACAGTTGCTTGCCGGGCGGCAACAATTGCCGCCCGAGTTGGAGGCGCGCCGGCAGGCCGTGCGCGATCTGCTCCGCAACGGCCGCTACAAACCCACCGGCCGTGCCAAGCCGGCCAGCGAATACCTGCTCCGGGAGGCGCAGGCCGGAAATTTCCCTCACATCAACGGCCCTGTGGACGTAGCCAACTACATCAGTCTGCTGCACATGCTGCCGGTGTCGCTCTGGGACCTGGATCGCGCTGCCAGCACGTATTTTCGCTTTCGGCTGGGACGTGCCGGCGAGAGCTACGTGTTCAACGCGGCCGGGCAGCAGATCGACCTGACGGACCTGATCGTCGGTTGTCGTGTGGATCCGGA contains these protein-coding regions:
- a CDS encoding B3/B4 domain-containing protein, with protein sequence MQVHVENQIPRSDALLGLIRAEGVHATTEPEGLAEALQQLLAGRQQLPPELEARRQAVRDLLRNGRYKPTGRAKPASEYLLREAQAGNFPHINGPVDVANYISLLHMLPVSLWDLDRAASTYFRFRLGRAGESYVFNAAGQQIDLTDLIVGCRVDPETGADAPIVNPVKDSLATKTGEATTHVMACIYAPATVVSANALEAICRDFADWLARCGDRVETAWAVLPPEQTVTV